In a genomic window of Meleagris gallopavo isolate NT-WF06-2002-E0010 breed Aviagen turkey brand Nicholas breeding stock chromosome 1, Turkey_5.1, whole genome shotgun sequence:
- the LOC104917424 gene encoding integrin beta-like protein 1, which yields MHAQGLLGLVLLMVSVGSLPSLRPATLPALRSSLGSPVLCLLPRAEAELQCRVPGGLLCSGRGRCDCGVCICQVTEAGKYYGPLCECQDWVCEVYDGKVCAGKEATVATGALGN from the exons ATGCATGCACAGGGGCTGCTGGGACTGGTGCTGCTGATGGTGTCGGTGGGCTCCCTGCCCAGTCTGCGGCCTGCCACCCTCCCAGCCCTACG GagctccttgggcagccctgTTTTGTGTCTCCTGCCCCGTGCTGAGGCAGAGCTCCAGTGCCGCGTCCCAGGGGGCCTACTGTGCAGTGGCAGGGGCAGGTGTGACTGCGGGGTCTGCATCTGCCAAGTGACGGAGGCTGGCAAATACTATGGGCCGCTATGCGAGTGCCAAGACTGGGTGTGTGAGGTCTACGACGGGAAGGTCTGTGCAGGTAAGGAAGCTACTGTGGCGACTGGAGCTTTAGGAAATTAA